The Salvia miltiorrhiza cultivar Shanhuang (shh) chromosome 1, IMPLAD_Smil_shh, whole genome shotgun sequence genome has a window encoding:
- the LOC131018761 gene encoding probable plastid-lipid-associated protein 4, chloroplastic isoform X1 — protein sequence MALSTLSPAFTTHSTSSFLPNLHHPSAAAPFPANHHNSSLSTPAAVHKWRANVSFFTGLLNNNKAKNAEAIKQELLEAIDPLDRGAEATPQDQKFIDQIVRKLEAANPTKEPLKSDLLNGKWELIYTTSQSILQTTRPKLLRSRRNFQAINADTLRAQNMESAPFFNQVTADLTPLNAKKVAVKFDFFKIGGLIPVKAPESAVGELEITYLDQDLRVSRGDKGNLFVLKMVDPSYRIPSK from the exons ATGGCCTTATCCACTCTCTCTCCAGCCTTCACCACTCACTCCACCTCCTCCTTCCTCCCCAACCTCCACCACCCCTCAGCCGCCGCCCCTTTTCCGGCCAATCACCACAACAGCTCTCTGTCAACTCCAGCAGCTGTGCATAAATGGAGGGCAAATGTCTCCTTCTTCACTGGTTTGCTCAACAACAACAAGGCCAAGAACGCTGAAGCCATCAAGCAAGAGCTTCTAGAAGCCATCGACCCCCTCGATCGCGGTGCTGAAGCCACCCCTCAAGATCAGAAATTTATCGATcag ATAGTTCGGAAACTAGAAGCAGCAAATCCAACAAAAGAGCCGCTCAAGTCTGATCTGCTAAACGGAAAGTGGGAGCTCATCTACACCACTTCGCAATCTATTTTGCAGACCACT AGGCCCAAGTTGTTGAGAAGTAGAAGGAACTTCCAAGCAATCAACGCAGATACCCTTCGAGCTCAAAACATGGAATCTGCACCCTTCTTCAATCAG GTTACTGCAGATTTGACACCTCTGAATGCGAAGAAGGTGGCTGTGAAATTCGACTTTTTCAAGATTGGAGGTTTG ATACCTGTTAAAGCTCCTGAGAGTGCTGTAGGTGAGCTCGAGATCACCTACTTGGATCAAGACTTGAG AGTTTCAAGAGGTGACAAAGGCAATCTCTTCGTCCTCAAAATGGTCGATCCCTCCTATAGGATACCTTCTAAATGA
- the LOC131018761 gene encoding probable plastid-lipid-associated protein 4, chloroplastic isoform X2, producing MALSTLSPAFTTHSTSSFLPNLHHPSAAAPFPANHHNSSLSTPAAVHKWRANVSFFTGLLNNNKAKNAEAIKQELLEAIDPLDRGAEATPQDQKFIDQIVRKLEAANPTKEPLKSDLLNGKWELIYTTSQSILQTTRPKLLRSRRNFQAINADTLRAQNMESAPFFNQVTADLTPLNAKKVAVKFDFFKIGGLLLRVL from the exons ATGGCCTTATCCACTCTCTCTCCAGCCTTCACCACTCACTCCACCTCCTCCTTCCTCCCCAACCTCCACCACCCCTCAGCCGCCGCCCCTTTTCCGGCCAATCACCACAACAGCTCTCTGTCAACTCCAGCAGCTGTGCATAAATGGAGGGCAAATGTCTCCTTCTTCACTGGTTTGCTCAACAACAACAAGGCCAAGAACGCTGAAGCCATCAAGCAAGAGCTTCTAGAAGCCATCGACCCCCTCGATCGCGGTGCTGAAGCCACCCCTCAAGATCAGAAATTTATCGATcag ATAGTTCGGAAACTAGAAGCAGCAAATCCAACAAAAGAGCCGCTCAAGTCTGATCTGCTAAACGGAAAGTGGGAGCTCATCTACACCACTTCGCAATCTATTTTGCAGACCACT AGGCCCAAGTTGTTGAGAAGTAGAAGGAACTTCCAAGCAATCAACGCAGATACCCTTCGAGCTCAAAACATGGAATCTGCACCCTTCTTCAATCAG GTTACTGCAGATTTGACACCTCTGAATGCGAAGAAGGTGGCTGTGAAATTCGACTTTTTCAAGATTGGAGGTTTG CTCCTGAGAGTGCTGTAG